A region of Haloplanus sp. XH21 DNA encodes the following proteins:
- a CDS encoding tRNA pseudouridine(54/55) synthase Pus10, with protein sequence MSLLDDTRRLAATGPVCDACLGRVFADRSFGLTNAERGRSLRVAAALDDDDDFDPVDDADCWVCEGRCAEFDDWATRAAAAVEDVEFETYQVGTRTPPLIEENERLLREETDRDADTGEPFKAEFNREVGKRIGDLTGAAVDFERPDIQFVLDLADDRVETTVNSAFVYGRYRKLERDIPQTEWPCRECDGSGRQGGVPCDHCGGTGYLYDRSVEGLIAPVVEDVMDGVDAVFHGAGREDVDARMLGTGRPFVVEVKEPRRRDVDIERLESDVNAFADGAVEVEGLRLATYDMVERVKRLDASKVYRAAVEFGAAVEADELDAALDELDGATVEQYTPQRVDHRRANLTRTREVYAASGVLEDPQHATVEIHGAGGLYIKELVSGDDDRTEPSLAGLLGVDARVTALDVLAVEGEDEAFEDEAYFR encoded by the coding sequence ATGAGCCTCCTCGATGACACGCGGCGCCTCGCCGCGACCGGGCCGGTGTGTGACGCGTGCCTCGGCCGTGTCTTCGCCGACCGGAGTTTCGGACTGACCAACGCCGAGCGCGGGCGGTCGCTCCGGGTCGCCGCCGCCCTCGACGATGACGACGACTTCGACCCCGTCGACGACGCGGACTGCTGGGTGTGTGAAGGTCGGTGTGCCGAGTTCGACGACTGGGCCACGCGCGCCGCCGCGGCCGTCGAGGACGTGGAGTTCGAAACGTACCAGGTCGGCACCCGGACGCCGCCCCTGATCGAGGAGAACGAGCGTCTGCTTCGCGAGGAGACCGATCGTGACGCCGACACCGGCGAACCGTTCAAGGCGGAGTTCAACCGCGAGGTCGGCAAGCGCATCGGCGACCTGACCGGCGCCGCAGTGGACTTCGAGCGGCCCGACATCCAGTTCGTCCTCGATCTGGCCGACGACCGCGTCGAGACGACGGTCAACTCCGCGTTCGTCTACGGCCGCTACAGGAAACTCGAACGCGACATCCCGCAGACGGAGTGGCCCTGTCGCGAATGCGACGGGAGCGGACGCCAGGGCGGCGTCCCCTGCGATCACTGCGGCGGCACGGGCTATCTCTACGACCGGAGCGTCGAGGGCCTGATCGCCCCGGTCGTCGAGGACGTGATGGACGGCGTCGACGCGGTCTTCCACGGCGCGGGCCGCGAGGACGTCGACGCGCGGATGCTCGGCACCGGCCGGCCGTTCGTCGTCGAGGTGAAAGAGCCGCGTCGCCGCGACGTCGACATCGAGCGTCTGGAGTCGGACGTGAACGCCTTCGCCGACGGCGCCGTCGAAGTGGAGGGCCTGCGACTCGCCACCTACGACATGGTGGAGCGCGTGAAACGCCTGGACGCGAGCAAGGTGTACCGCGCCGCCGTCGAGTTCGGCGCGGCAGTCGAGGCCGACGAGTTGGACGCCGCCCTCGACGAACTCGACGGCGCAACGGTCGAGCAGTACACGCCACAGCGCGTCGACCACCGGCGGGCGAACCTGACGCGGACCCGCGAGGTGTACGCCGCGTCGGGCGTCCTCGAGGACCCGCAGCACGCGACTGTCGAGATCCATGGCGCTGGCGGCCTCTACATCAAGGAACTTGTCTCCGGTGACGACGACCGGACCGAGCCGAGTCTGGCCGGCCTGCTCGGTGTCGACGCCCGCGTCACCGCGCTCGACGTGCTGGCGGTGGAGGGCGAAGACGAGGCGTTCGAGGACGAGGCGTACTTCCGGTAG
- the msrA gene encoding peptide-methionine (S)-S-oxide reductase MsrA → MSDDDHATATLAGGCFWCLEAPFEELAGVHAVTSGYCGGDVADPSYEAVCSGETGHAEAVQIEYAPSIIGYDDLLEVFFALHDPTTKDRQGPDVGSQYRSAIFYHDAEQRATAEAVMERLSDAYDDPIVTELEPLETFYSAEAHHQNYYENNPERAYCQVQIRPKLQKVREQFADRVAGE, encoded by the coding sequence ATGTCCGACGACGACCACGCCACCGCGACGCTCGCCGGTGGCTGTTTCTGGTGTCTCGAAGCGCCGTTCGAGGAACTCGCCGGCGTCCACGCCGTCACCTCCGGCTACTGCGGCGGCGACGTGGCCGACCCGAGTTACGAGGCGGTCTGTTCCGGCGAAACGGGCCACGCCGAGGCAGTACAGATCGAGTACGCCCCCAGCATCATCGGCTACGACGACCTGCTCGAGGTGTTCTTCGCGCTCCACGACCCGACGACGAAAGACCGGCAAGGGCCGGACGTGGGGTCGCAGTACCGCTCGGCCATCTTCTACCACGACGCGGAGCAACGGGCGACGGCCGAGGCGGTCATGGAGCGCCTGAGCGACGCGTACGACGACCCCATCGTCACCGAACTCGAACCGCTGGAGACGTTCTATTCCGCCGAGGCTCACCACCAGAACTACTACGAGAACAACCCGGAACGGGCGTACTGCCAGGTGCAGATCCGACCGAAGCTGCAGAAGGTTCGCGAGCAGTTCGCCGACCGCGTGGCGGGGGAGTGA
- a CDS encoding alpha/beta fold hydrolase — MARIEVDEAVELYVQDIGDGEPIVFVHGWPLSHRMFESQYHHLVDAGFRCIGVDLRGFGESDKPDGDYGYDTFADDLNAVFEALDIDGATLVGFSMGGGVVTRYMGRHDEAHVDRLALLGAASPCLIERPDFPQGLPEGSLDELIQGARLDRPGLNAQIGEMLFHQEQSEELKRYLWTIGMNAAHHATVAAAETFRDADLRDDMASITVPTLVCHGTHDEIVPFDVAAPVLRDGIEDADLVRFEESGHGLTEDETAKLNRELTAFAGGA; from the coding sequence ATGGCCCGAATCGAAGTCGACGAGGCTGTCGAGTTGTACGTCCAGGACATCGGCGATGGCGAGCCGATCGTCTTCGTTCACGGGTGGCCCCTGAGCCACCGGATGTTCGAGTCCCAGTATCACCACCTCGTCGACGCGGGCTTTCGCTGCATCGGCGTCGACCTGCGAGGCTTCGGCGAGTCGGACAAGCCCGACGGCGACTACGGCTACGACACGTTTGCCGACGACCTGAACGCTGTCTTCGAGGCGCTCGATATCGACGGCGCGACGCTCGTCGGCTTCTCGATGGGCGGCGGTGTCGTCACCCGATATATGGGTCGCCACGACGAGGCCCACGTCGACCGCCTCGCCCTCCTCGGCGCCGCCAGTCCCTGTCTGATCGAACGGCCCGACTTCCCGCAGGGACTTCCCGAGGGGTCGCTGGACGAACTCATTCAGGGCGCCCGTCTCGACCGCCCGGGCCTGAACGCCCAGATCGGTGAGATGCTCTTCCACCAAGAGCAGAGCGAGGAACTGAAACGGTACCTCTGGACCATCGGCATGAACGCGGCCCACCACGCCACCGTCGCCGCGGCCGAAACCTTCCGCGACGCCGATCTTCGGGACGACATGGCGTCGATCACCGTCCCGACGCTCGTCTGTCACGGGACCCACGACGAAATCGTTCCGTTCGACGTGGCGGCGCCGGTGCTCCGCGACGGGATCGAGGACGCCGACCTCGTCCGGTTCGAGGAGAGCGGGCACGGACTCACCGAGGACGAGACGGCGAAACTCAACCGGGAACTGACGGCGTTCGCCGGCGGCGCGTAG
- the rnhB gene encoding ribonuclease HII: MDIGADEAGKGPVLGPMVAAAVRAPEEAIPDGVDDSKRLSAKRRETLADRLRDSDAVDVGVAVVTPARIDDPETDMNGLTVAGQAEAVTTVAAASDTVLVDAGDVDAARFGRRVSEAVEAAVDVRAEHRADEQYAHVAAASVIAKVERDARIDALSERYGDVGSGYPSDERTREFLADYVRDHGDLPACARASWATCDDVLAAAEQSSLSEF, encoded by the coding sequence ATGGACATCGGTGCCGACGAGGCGGGCAAGGGACCGGTGCTCGGGCCGATGGTCGCGGCCGCGGTCCGAGCGCCGGAGGAAGCGATTCCCGACGGCGTCGACGACTCGAAGCGTCTCAGCGCCAAGCGGCGTGAGACGCTGGCCGACCGCCTCCGCGACAGCGACGCCGTCGATGTCGGCGTCGCGGTGGTAACACCGGCACGCATCGACGATCCCGAGACGGACATGAACGGCCTGACCGTCGCCGGCCAGGCCGAGGCGGTCACCACCGTCGCGGCGGCTAGCGACACGGTGCTCGTCGACGCGGGCGACGTGGACGCCGCTCGGTTCGGCCGGCGCGTCAGCGAGGCCGTGGAGGCGGCCGTCGACGTGCGGGCCGAACACCGCGCGGACGAGCAGTACGCTCACGTCGCGGCGGCGAGCGTCATCGCCAAAGTGGAACGCGACGCGCGCATCGACGCACTGAGCGAGCGATACGGCGACGTCGGGAGCGGCTATCCGAGCGACGAGCGGACCCGCGAATTTCTGGCCGACTACGTCCGCGACCACGGCGACTTGCCGGCGTGTGCGCGGGCGTCGTGGGCGACGTGTGACGATGTGCTGGCAGCGGCAGAACAGTCGTCGCTCAGCGAATTTTAA
- a CDS encoding preprotein translocase subunit SecD yields MGAFRDNWRVILLVVVLCASLFALFSPTMGDSGASTPGLDSSGVTNLQYGLQLSGGTRIRAPLVGVTAEGVEFAGTEPPQIERDVASELDNVSVADVIVRPSEEGSGTVEVTTDGVSPEQLGTALDGAGYTYGETRDGVTEETRTQTVEILSNKINEAGLSGGTVQQIQTPTGENYILVEVPDENRQEVVDLVNQRGTVRVDAYYPTNGDYSQTTVLERDDFQSIGTAQQGGEGQLPHVPVVVREDVAPQFQQRMVETGLASQGGSRCRYEAAPNQTDPCLLLIVDGQVVNSFGMSPDLAASMQGESWAQDPRFVLQTQNFSGARDVAVNLRAGALPAALDLGPDGEGTSSYIAPSQGQQFRTNSLITGIIAVLAVAGVVFLRYGEMEVAVPMIVTALSEVIILLGFAAGIGYPLDLSVIAGFIAVIGTGVDDLIIIADEVMAQGDVNSRRVFQSRFRKAFWVIGAAAATTIIAMSPLAVLSLGDLQGFAIFTILGVIVGVLLTRPAYGDILRALLTR; encoded by the coding sequence ATGGGCGCCTTCCGTGACAACTGGCGAGTCATCCTGCTGGTCGTCGTCCTCTGTGCTAGCCTCTTCGCGCTGTTCTCGCCCACGATGGGCGACAGCGGGGCGTCGACTCCAGGGCTCGACAGTAGCGGCGTGACGAACCTCCAGTACGGACTCCAGCTTTCGGGCGGAACCCGGATCCGGGCGCCGCTCGTCGGCGTCACCGCCGAAGGCGTCGAGTTCGCGGGGACGGAGCCGCCACAGATCGAGCGCGATGTCGCTTCGGAACTGGACAACGTGTCCGTCGCCGATGTCATCGTCCGGCCCTCGGAAGAGGGGTCCGGCACGGTCGAAGTGACCACCGACGGTGTCTCGCCCGAACAGCTCGGGACCGCGCTCGACGGCGCCGGCTACACCTACGGCGAGACGCGGGACGGCGTCACCGAGGAGACGCGCACCCAGACCGTCGAAATCCTCTCGAACAAGATCAACGAAGCGGGCCTCTCGGGCGGGACGGTACAGCAGATCCAGACCCCGACGGGTGAGAACTACATCCTCGTCGAGGTGCCCGACGAGAACCGCCAGGAGGTCGTCGACCTGGTGAACCAGCGCGGGACCGTCCGCGTCGACGCCTACTACCCGACGAACGGCGACTACAGCCAGACGACGGTGCTGGAGCGTGACGACTTCCAGAGCATCGGGACCGCCCAACAGGGCGGTGAGGGACAACTGCCGCACGTCCCGGTCGTGGTCCGCGAGGATGTCGCCCCGCAGTTCCAGCAGCGCATGGTCGAAACCGGCCTGGCGTCACAGGGCGGCTCCCGGTGTCGCTACGAGGCGGCCCCCAACCAGACCGATCCGTGTCTACTCCTGATCGTCGACGGCCAGGTGGTCAACTCGTTCGGCATGAGTCCGGACCTGGCCGCCAGCATGCAAGGCGAGTCGTGGGCGCAGGACCCGCGGTTCGTCCTCCAGACGCAGAACTTCAGCGGCGCCCGTGACGTGGCGGTCAACCTGCGTGCCGGTGCGCTGCCCGCCGCCCTCGACCTCGGCCCGGACGGTGAGGGGACTTCCTCGTACATCGCCCCCAGTCAGGGCCAGCAGTTCCGCACGAACTCGCTGATCACGGGGATCATCGCCGTCCTCGCCGTCGCCGGCGTCGTCTTCCTCCGCTACGGTGAGATGGAAGTCGCCGTACCGATGATCGTCACCGCGCTCTCGGAGGTCATCATCCTGCTCGGCTTCGCGGCGGGCATCGGCTACCCGCTCGACCTCTCGGTCATCGCCGGCTTCATCGCCGTCATCGGGACGGGGGTGGACGACCTCATCATCATCGCCGACGAGGTGATGGCCCAAGGCGACGTGAACAGTCGCCGCGTGTTCCAGTCCCGGTTCAGGAAAGCGTTCTGGGTCATCGGCGCCGCCGCCGCCACGACCATCATCGCGATGAGCCCGCTCGCCGTCCTCTCACTCGGGGACCTGCAGGGCTTCGCCATCTTCACCATCCTCGGCGTGATCGTGGGGGTTCTCCTCACGCGGCCGGCGTACGGGGACATCCTCCGCGCGCTGCTGACGCGGTAA
- the secF gene encoding protein translocase subunit SecF, with product MVAFEVPEIDYTRYTNRQLAAVPLAVLAVALLIIGGWYVATGAPVDPGVDFTGGAEIRVAIDAPDGEARDRIQQTFDPAPESIRNVPSDDTYILTFQTDEAGVSALEEQARSAGFEVQSSYTVSANFGSRTQTLALYGVAFAFFGMSALVFLMFRTFVPSIAVVISAFSDIVVPVALMNLLGIELTLGTVAALLMIIGYSVDSDILLNNHILRRSGGFYESTHRAMRTGVTMTLTSLSAMIVMTIVATLFGIQLLAAIGTVLTFGLATDLMNTYMLNLSLLRWYKYEGVAN from the coding sequence ATGGTAGCGTTCGAAGTGCCGGAGATTGACTACACCCGGTACACGAATCGCCAGCTTGCGGCCGTCCCGCTCGCGGTGCTCGCCGTTGCCCTCCTGATCATCGGCGGGTGGTACGTCGCGACCGGCGCACCGGTCGATCCCGGCGTCGATTTCACCGGCGGCGCGGAGATACGGGTCGCCATCGACGCACCGGATGGTGAAGCGCGCGACCGAATCCAGCAGACGTTCGATCCGGCGCCCGAATCCATTCGGAACGTCCCCTCGGACGATACGTACATCCTGACGTTCCAGACCGACGAGGCGGGGGTGTCAGCGCTCGAAGAGCAGGCCCGCTCCGCGGGCTTCGAGGTCCAGTCGAGCTACACCGTCTCCGCGAACTTCGGGTCGCGGACCCAGACGCTCGCGCTCTACGGCGTCGCCTTCGCCTTCTTCGGGATGAGCGCGCTCGTCTTCCTCATGTTCCGCACGTTCGTCCCCTCCATCGCCGTCGTCATCTCCGCGTTCTCGGACATCGTGGTACCCGTGGCGCTGATGAACCTGCTCGGCATCGAACTCACGCTCGGCACCGTCGCCGCGCTCCTGATGATCATCGGGTACAGCGTCGACTCCGACATCCTGCTCAACAACCATATCCTCAGGCGGTCGGGCGGGTTCTACGAGTCGACCCACCGCGCGATGCGGACCGGCGTGACGATGACGCTCACCTCACTCTCGGCGATGATCGTCATGACCATCGTGGCGACGCTGTTCGGCATCCAACTGCTCGCCGCCATCGGGACGGTCCTGACGTTCGGACTCGCGACTGACCTCATGAACACCTACATGCTCAATCTCAGTCTCCTCCGCTGGTACAAGTACGAGGGGGTGGCGAACTGA
- a CDS encoding DUF5812 family protein: MTDEKTGTFLVTAADDDDSAVLTDIDSGQVHTLADNAAAVTVGEAIEGTLEPEPPLEVAWRLSDVTERWAISVEESDESPTTLARELAADQSVGELTRRERAGTGEVHVLTVPEGETDAAVADVLDDTESVRSRAARLGVDRVVVRSAPGVVSVRYLPS, translated from the coding sequence ATGACCGACGAGAAGACGGGCACGTTTCTGGTGACGGCGGCCGACGACGACGACTCGGCCGTCCTCACCGACATCGACAGCGGGCAGGTACACACGCTCGCCGACAACGCGGCGGCGGTGACGGTCGGCGAGGCCATCGAGGGGACGCTGGAACCGGAGCCCCCGCTCGAGGTCGCGTGGCGGCTGAGCGACGTGACCGAGCGCTGGGCCATCAGCGTCGAGGAGAGCGACGAGTCGCCGACGACGCTCGCCAGGGAGTTGGCGGCCGACCAGAGCGTCGGCGAACTCACCCGTCGCGAACGGGCGGGCACCGGCGAGGTGCACGTGCTGACGGTACCCGAAGGGGAGACGGACGCCGCCGTCGCGGATGTCCTCGACGACACGGAGAGCGTCCGTTCGCGTGCGGCCCGCCTCGGCGTCGACCGGGTGGTCGTCCGCTCCGCGCCAGGCGTCGTGAGTGTCCGGTATCTGCCATCGTAG
- the mch gene encoding methenyltetrahydromethanopterin cyclohydrolase, protein MESLNRMAVELVDEAIDFAGELNVDVIELESGATVLDFGVSAAGGIEAGLLLAEIQTAGLATIQTRMDRVAGTPFPHVELTTDKPALSLLCSQKAGWELVAEGVDGLGSGPARALVGEEHEFEVVGYYDEFDLTVLTVEAETLPGDPAAEQVADRAGVAPSGVFLPTYATGSMAGSVSAAARAPELALFRLFELGYDPTDVVSAAGSAPVAPVSHDEGVAMGRTNDALAYGGEVYLQVREDFDRFDEVPSTAAAEYDTPFEQVFEDADWDFYEVPESVFAPAKVTIDVIDGPTYALGETNHDLLAESFGL, encoded by the coding sequence ATGGAGAGTCTCAACCGGATGGCCGTCGAACTCGTCGACGAGGCGATCGACTTCGCGGGCGAACTCAACGTCGACGTGATCGAACTCGAGTCGGGCGCGACGGTCCTGGATTTCGGCGTTTCGGCGGCGGGGGGCATCGAGGCAGGATTACTACTCGCGGAGATCCAGACGGCGGGCCTGGCGACGATTCAGACCCGGATGGATCGGGTAGCGGGAACGCCCTTCCCGCACGTCGAACTCACGACGGACAAACCGGCGCTCTCCCTGCTCTGTTCGCAGAAGGCGGGCTGGGAGCTCGTCGCCGAGGGCGTCGACGGTCTCGGCTCCGGCCCCGCGCGGGCGCTCGTCGGTGAAGAACACGAGTTCGAGGTCGTCGGCTACTACGACGAGTTCGATCTCACGGTGCTGACCGTCGAAGCGGAGACGCTTCCCGGTGATCCTGCCGCCGAGCAGGTGGCCGACCGCGCCGGCGTCGCCCCCAGCGGCGTGTTCCTGCCCACCTACGCCACGGGATCGATGGCCGGAAGCGTCAGCGCCGCCGCCCGCGCCCCCGAACTCGCGCTCTTCCGCCTGTTCGAACTCGGCTACGATCCGACGGACGTGGTGTCGGCGGCCGGGAGCGCCCCCGTCGCGCCCGTGAGTCACGACGAGGGCGTGGCGATGGGCCGCACCAACGACGCGCTGGCTTACGGCGGCGAGGTCTACCTCCAGGTGCGCGAGGACTTCGACCGGTTCGACGAGGTTCCCTCGACCGCCGCCGCGGAGTACGACACGCCCTTCGAGCAGGTGTTCGAGGACGCCGACTGGGACTTCTACGAGGTGCCCGAGTCGGTGTTCGCGCCCGCGAAAGTGACCATCGATGTCATCGACGGCCCGACCTACGCGCTCGGGGAGACGAACCACGACCTGCTGGCCGAGTCGTTCGGGCTGTGA
- the nasA gene encoding assimilatory nitrate reductase NasA, whose amino-acid sequence MTDPVPTTCMRCAVGCGLIQRGVDIGYGIDTVRGNANHPVNRGMACQRGVSETADPDGEWLTRPMVRRDGELQKTTWDTALFEAQRGLGAAMDADPDAVAVLGSGQQTNEAAYALGKLARGGVGTRYYDANTTLCMASAVTAYYDAFGSDAPPPTYEDIPEADGHVVWGANPAVAHPVMCRWITSSAEDGDLIVVDPVETKTARAADHHVAVDPGGDLDLARAVLAHVVATDGVDEAFVDRATTGFDDLVAGLPDAETAAERAGVSMADVERLAETLSTDTLIYWGMGVNQSVQGTDTAGALIDLCLATGNLGPGSGPFSLTGQANSMGTRVCSSKGTWPGHRDFEDPDERATVADAWDVPVDRLPDDAGPGPVGIVDAIDDGPVEAVYAVATNPVAGMPDATDIADRLDDAFLVVQDAFRTETVEHADVVLPAATWGESNGTAMNMERTVSRVRPASDLPRGVRTDLGIITTLGNVLVDGLFDPTADPAAVFDEFASLTAGTDADCSGISHDRLDEELAVRWPAPDADTSAGYRYHEADGDWSFPTPSGRARFSGGTGRPLPEATDDDYPLVLTTAREADGYNTGVRSRSSPAEPGTLVARIHPATVEAHRSAVEPNEADELHACVESRRGRAVARVVVDDAIPTGMVWLPIHHPATNDLTHPATDPRSDEPNFKQCAVRLVAPSAAAETPAFERERPPQHP is encoded by the coding sequence ATGACCGATCCGGTTCCGACGACGTGCATGCGCTGTGCGGTGGGCTGTGGCCTGATCCAGCGCGGCGTCGACATCGGCTACGGCATCGATACCGTGCGTGGCAACGCCAACCACCCCGTCAACCGCGGAATGGCGTGTCAGCGCGGCGTCAGCGAGACGGCCGACCCCGACGGCGAGTGGCTCACGCGGCCGATGGTCCGGCGTGACGGCGAACTGCAGAAGACCACCTGGGATACGGCGCTGTTCGAGGCCCAGCGCGGCCTCGGGGCGGCGATGGACGCGGACCCGGATGCCGTGGCCGTCCTCGGCAGCGGCCAGCAGACCAACGAGGCGGCGTACGCGCTCGGGAAGTTGGCCCGCGGCGGCGTCGGCACTCGGTATTACGACGCCAACACGACGCTCTGCATGGCCAGCGCCGTCACGGCGTACTACGACGCCTTCGGGAGCGACGCCCCACCGCCCACCTACGAGGACATCCCCGAGGCGGATGGCCACGTCGTCTGGGGCGCCAACCCGGCGGTCGCCCATCCCGTCATGTGCCGGTGGATCACCAGCAGCGCCGAGGACGGCGACCTGATCGTGGTGGATCCGGTCGAGACCAAGACCGCGCGGGCGGCCGACCATCACGTCGCCGTCGACCCCGGCGGCGACCTAGACCTCGCTCGGGCGGTGCTGGCCCACGTCGTGGCGACGGACGGCGTCGACGAGGCGTTCGTCGACCGGGCGACGACCGGATTCGACGACCTCGTGGCGGGCCTGCCCGACGCAGAGACGGCGGCCGAACGCGCGGGCGTCTCGATGGCGGATGTCGAGCGCCTCGCGGAGACGCTGTCGACGGACACCCTCATCTACTGGGGCATGGGCGTCAACCAGAGCGTCCAAGGGACCGACACCGCGGGCGCGCTCATCGACCTCTGTCTCGCCACGGGCAATCTCGGCCCCGGCAGCGGCCCGTTCTCGCTGACGGGACAGGCCAACTCGATGGGGACGCGGGTCTGTTCCTCGAAAGGAACCTGGCCCGGCCACCGCGACTTCGAGGACCCCGACGAACGGGCGACCGTCGCCGACGCCTGGGACGTGCCCGTCGACCGCCTGCCCGACGACGCCGGCCCCGGTCCCGTCGGCATCGTCGACGCCATCGACGACGGCCCGGTGGAGGCGGTGTACGCCGTCGCCACCAACCCCGTCGCGGGGATGCCCGACGCCACCGACATCGCCGACCGCCTCGACGACGCCTTCCTCGTCGTGCAGGACGCGTTCCGGACCGAGACGGTCGAACACGCCGACGTGGTGTTGCCGGCGGCGACGTGGGGCGAGTCGAACGGCACCGCGATGAACATGGAGCGCACCGTCTCGCGGGTGCGGCCCGCGAGCGACCTGCCCCGCGGCGTCCGGACCGACCTCGGCATCATCACGACGCTGGGGAACGTCCTCGTCGACGGCCTGTTCGACCCGACGGCCGACCCCGCCGCCGTCTTCGACGAGTTCGCGTCGCTGACGGCGGGCACCGACGCCGACTGCTCGGGCATCAGTCACGACCGTCTCGACGAGGAACTCGCGGTGCGGTGGCCGGCGCCCGACGCCGACACCAGCGCCGGCTATCGGTATCACGAAGCCGACGGCGACTGGTCGTTCCCGACGCCTTCGGGGCGGGCGCGGTTCAGCGGCGGGACGGGACGACCCCTGCCGGAGGCCACCGACGACGACTATCCACTGGTGCTCACGACGGCCCGCGAGGCAGACGGCTACAACACGGGCGTCCGTTCTCGGTCCTCGCCGGCGGAACCAGGGACGCTCGTCGCACGCATACATCCTGCCACGGTCGAGGCACATCGCTCGGCGGTGGAGCCGAACGAGGCCGACGAACTCCACGCCTGCGTCGAGTCGCGGCGGGGCCGCGCCGTCGCCCGCGTCGTCGTGGACGACGCGATTCCAACCGGGATGGTCTGGCTGCCGATCCACCACCCCGCGACGAACGACCTGACCCATCCCGCGACCGACCCGCGCTCCGATGAGCCGAACTTCAAGCAGTGTGCGGTGCGTCTCGTCGCCCCCTCTGCGGCGGCGGAGACTCCCGCCTTCGAGCGCGAACGACCGCCACAGCACCCATGA
- a CDS encoding MFS transporter → MTNKIEQLVLATVAFFWAFLLWFSTAAFSPSIGEFYGLTTGQLALLASSAIWLAPPGRVLAGWAADRVGAHNVFTIILTYSGLVSIASAYASGIGFLSDFQVLFIERLVVASAGISFVVGIQHVAQWFDEHEIGTAEGLYAGTGNVGAGVGALLLPRIYGTNFSDAFLHLGIVALVIAAVYQWRGEPAKDLETAETARQNTSLGDTLFVWTRYAAIGLMLAYAMSFGLEIAMNSWLPSYYAQGFDGAIADLGFTGTAAIQTAAGTFAAVQSFNASLFRPFSGYMSDLWQRKGWTPYPLLSTTQDYSPRVHWLMTALILITLTMIALTLVGLAGILPASVVVLAVFGVTVSFGTGGVFAIVPVLFEDRPGTASGFIGGVSTSGGIVYPLVYGYVPNIHTGYAVVALGCFVPIILFYVWAMRHEDDPREHGIGSARRWLGRETTAAPGGDD, encoded by the coding sequence ATGACGAACAAAATCGAGCAACTGGTGCTCGCCACGGTCGCCTTCTTCTGGGCGTTCCTTCTCTGGTTCTCGACGGCGGCGTTCAGCCCGAGCATCGGCGAGTTCTACGGCCTCACCACGGGCCAGCTCGCGTTGCTGGCGAGTTCGGCCATCTGGCTCGCGCCACCCGGACGCGTCCTCGCCGGGTGGGCCGCCGACCGCGTCGGGGCCCACAACGTCTTCACCATCATCCTCACGTACTCGGGCCTCGTCAGCATCGCCTCGGCGTACGCCTCCGGCATCGGCTTTCTCTCCGACTTCCAGGTGCTGTTCATCGAGCGCCTAGTCGTCGCGAGCGCGGGCATCAGTTTCGTCGTCGGCATCCAGCACGTCGCGCAGTGGTTCGACGAGCACGAAATCGGTACCGCGGAGGGGCTGTACGCGGGCACCGGCAACGTCGGCGCCGGTGTCGGTGCGCTCCTCCTGCCCCGCATCTACGGCACGAACTTCTCCGACGCCTTCCTGCATCTCGGGATCGTCGCGCTGGTCATCGCCGCGGTGTACCAGTGGCGGGGCGAGCCAGCCAAAGATCTCGAAACCGCCGAAACGGCCAGGCAGAACACCTCGCTCGGCGACACGCTGTTCGTCTGGACGCGCTACGCTGCCATCGGTCTCATGCTCGCGTACGCCATGTCCTTCGGCCTCGAAATCGCGATGAACTCCTGGCTGCCGAGTTACTACGCGCAGGGCTTCGACGGCGCGATTGCCGACCTCGGCTTCACCGGAACCGCGGCCATCCAGACCGCCGCGGGGACGTTCGCGGCCGTCCAGTCGTTCAACGCCTCGCTCTTCCGTCCCTTCTCCGGCTACATGTCCGACCTCTGGCAGCGCAAGGGCTGGACGCCGTACCCCCTGCTCTCGACGACGCAGGACTACTCGCCGCGCGTCCACTGGCTGATGACCGCGCTCATCCTCATCACGCTCACGATGATCGCGCTGACGCTCGTCGGCCTCGCCGGCATCCTGCCGGCCTCCGTCGTCGTCCTCGCCGTCTTCGGCGTCACGGTGAGTTTCGGCACCGGCGGGGTCTTCGCCATCGTTCCCGTTCTCTTCGAGGACCGCCCGGGCACCGCCTCGGGGTTCATCGGCGGCGTCTCCACCAGCGGTGGCATCGTCTACCCCCTCGTCTACGGCTACGTGCCCAACATCCACACAGGATATGCGGTCGTCGCGCTGGGCTGTTTCGTCCCGATCATCCTCTTTTACGTCTGGGCGATGCGCCACGAGGACGACCCGCGCGAACACGGCATCGGCTCCGCGCGTCGGTGGCTCGGACGGGAGACGACCGCCGCACCGGGAGGTGACGACTGA